The genomic DNA GAAGGTTCCTCTATTAAAATCTTTAAAACCGGGAGAGAAAGTAACTATAGAGATGACTTATACCATAAAATTGCCTCCTGCAAGAGAACGGTTTGGATATGGAGAAGATATTTTTAATCTAGGAAATTTTTATCCTATTGCAGCTGTTTATGATGAGACAGGATGGAATTTAGATCCTTATTATGTGATTGGAGATCCGTTTTATAGTGATGTAAGTAATTATGATGTACATATTGAAACTCCAAAGGATTATATAGTTGCAGCTTCTGGAAATATTATAAAGGATCAAATGAAAGATCAAAAAAGAAAATGGGAAATAGAAGCCAAACTCATGAGAGACTTTGCGTTTGTAACAAGTAATAGATTTGAGGTAGAAAATCAAGAGGTAGAAGGAACTACTTTAAATATGTATTTTTTGAAGGATAAAAATATAGAAAAAGATGTAAAAAAACAAGCTACAAAGGCAGCTCAAAAATCTTTGCAAACCTTTAATAAAATATATGGAAAGTATCCATATGGACAATATTCTGTAGTTCAAACCAATTTTCCATCAGGAATGGAGTACCCTGGTATCGTATTGATTGATAAAAATTGTTATGATGAGAATTATATAGATTATTTAGAAATGGTTATTGTTCATGAATCAGCTCATCAATGGTGGTATGGAGTCGTAGGAAATGATGAAATTGATGAAGCTTGGTTAGATGAAGGCTTAACCAACTATTCAGAAGTTATTTATACAATAGAAAACTATGGGAAACAAAAGGGAAAAGAATATCATAAATATATGAATGAACAAGAATATGAAATGATCAAAAAAGATGGAAAGATAAAAAATGAAAGGATTTTAAGACCTCTCGATGAATTTGAGGGATGGGAAGATTATGGAGTATTGGTATATAATAAGGGAGCTATGTTTATGAATTCTCTTTATGAAAAATACGGGAAAGAAAAATTTTATGAGATGATGAATAAATACTATGAAACTTATAAATTTAAAAATGCTACAACAAAGGATTTTCAAAAAATATGTGAAGAAGTTATGGGAGAGAATATGGAGGATTTATTTAAAGAGTGGATCTATAAATAGATAAAGCTTGTAGACAAAATCATAAAATTCGTCACTAAATTTTCAAATTTGGAAAATATATAGAAATGCTCGAAAACAGCATTACAAACTCACTCCGCTCAAACAGTGTAATGCTAATCATTTTCTCACTCATTCTATATTTTCACAAATTCTCAATAATTGTTCCTCATTTTTATGACTTTTCTAAAATATAAGTTATCAACAGTTTGGACCTATAAATAGATAAATTTTATATGGTATAATACTAGCGGGAGGGATTGAGTTGAAAAAAATTACAGCATTGATTTGTGCAATGATTCTAGCAGCTAATATTTCTTTTTCTTATGGACAGGATATAGAAATAAAAGGGAAAGCAGCTTTATTAATGGAAGAGGAAACTGGTAAAATATTATATGAAAAAAATATAAAAGAAGTATTTCCTCCAGCTAGTATTACAAAATTAATGACATATCTTGTAACTATGGATGAGATTCAAAAGGGAAAGATCTCTTTAGAAGATGAAGTGATCATTAGTGAAAGAGCCTCTAAAGAAAGAGGAGCTTCCTATCACCTTGTTTCATTTGAAAAAATAAAGCTAAAAGAATTAATAGAAGTAATGATGATTGTTTCTGCTAATGATGCAGCTTTTGCTATTTCAGAACATGTAGGAGGAAGTATGGAAAACTTCGTAAACATGATGAATCAAAAAGCAAAAGATATTGGTCTTGAGGATACTCATTTTGACAATCCAAATGGAATGCCCCAAAAAGATGGTGGAAATTTAATGACTGCAAAGGATATTGCTTCTTTAGGAAAGTATATTATAGATCATCATAAAGAAATTCTTTCTCTTACAGATCAAGAATTTTATGAAAATCCTATGAGAGATTTCTATAAAGAAAATACCAATAAACTTTTAAAAATTATTCCTCAAGTAGATGGACTTAAAACAGGATATACAGATGCAGCAGGATATTGTCTTGCATCTAGCATGCAGGTTCATAAGAATAGTGAGGATGAAAAGGATTTTAGACTCATTGCAGTAGTATTAGGGACGGATAGTGAAGAAGCTCGGTTTAGAGAAAGCAAAAAGCTTTTAGAATATGGGTCAGAAGGTTTTGTGAAAAAGAGAATAGTAAAAAAGAATGAAAAAATAAAAACAATTCATTTATGGGGAGAAAAAAAGCTTCCCATAACACTTTTAGCAAAAGAAGATATTTGGACATTAGGACCTAAAGAGAAGATAGGAAAAAATAGAGAAATTCTGTTAGTGAAGAAAATGCCCTATCCTATATCTAAAGGACAAAAAATAGGGGAGTTAAAAGTTACTACTTATGATGGAAAGATGATCAAAACAGATTTGGTAAGTGATAGAGACATTAGAAAGCTTTCTTTTAAACTATTTATTACAAACTTTTTTCATATTTTTGCAAGTGTTTTTTCTAATATGTGGTAAATTATAGGCATCCTTGACAAAAATAAAAAATAGGATTATCATAGAAATGATTCCTATGCATCCGTAGCTCAGGGGATAGAGCGTCGGTTTCCTAAACCGTGCGTCGGAGGTTCGAATCCTCTCGGGTGCACCAAAATATAGCCTTACTTTCTTTGGTTTTCCAAGGAAGGTGAGGTTTTTTGTTTTGTGGGGGATTTTTAGTTAGTTGTGATTTGTTTCTAAAAAATCTTGGTTGTGGTCGGCGTTACGACGTCAAAAGGACGTCGTGGAGAATTTGGTGGGTGTTAGAGATTTTAATAGAAGCGAATTAAAGTGAAAAAATTTAGTGACAAAAAGAGATTTAGGATAATTAGAGCTGAACCATATCATAAATAACGGCGTTTTTGACAAATAGGTACCACAATTTTGACTAAATATTAAGAAAGAACTACATAAATAGCTATAATATTACTTTTATTTTGATTAAGGGATAAAAAAATGTATAATATAGGTAAGTATAATAAGGGGGTACAGAAGTGAAAGTTATAACTTTTTTCAATAATAAAGGGGGAGTTGGGAAGACAACTTCTGCAGTTAATATTGCAAGCTATTTTGCTAAAAAACTAGATAAAAGAATTCTTTTTATGGATCTTGATCCTCAATCAAATTCTACACAATTAGTAGTACGTGAAGAAGATTGGGGAAAATTTTATGGTCCTGATAGAACTGAAAAAACTATTTATGATTACTTTAGAAAAATAATTATAGGTGAGGCTAATATTCAGTTTTACGAAGTTCCAATAAAAACAAGTGATACTAGATATAATTTTCATCTAATTCCTGGACATCCTAAACTATCTATAATTGAAGAGAAATTAAGTAAGGCATGGACTTCTTGTTTTGAAGGAGATATTGGAGGGTTCAGGGTAACTAATTGGTTGAGACAGTTTGAAGATCATTATAAAGAAGAATATGATTATATAATTATTGATTTAGGACCATCATTAGGAGCATTGAATAGGAGTATTTTACTTAATTCACACTATTTTATTACACCGATGGGATCTGATATTTTTAGCTTGTTGGGCATTGATAACTTAAGTCAATGGTTTAACACATGGAAAACACTATATAAGGATGCTTTGAAAGTTTTGCATAGACAATACGAAGTAGAGGATTACGAATCATTTAATATAAATCATAACCCTGATGAAATGACTAAATTTATTGGGTTTTCAGTACAGCAATATGTTAAACGTAAATTTAAGTCTGGATATAGAGCGATAAGAGCATATGAAGAAGTTATAGAAAATATGCCAAATGAAATCAAGGAAAAACTTCAAATACATAGTTTTGAAAATCTAACTTTAGACGATTTAAAATTAGGAGATATTCCATATTTATATAGTTTGATACCTTTATCTCAAACTTCAAAAGCTCCGATATTTGAGTTAGAGTATTCTGATGGTGTACGAGGTGCTCAATCAATAGCTGCTGAAGAGTATGGTCAATTAATGGACTCCATTACAAAGAAAATTTTAAGTAATATGGAGGTGAACAGATGATAGTTAACTGGCCTGAAAATCTTCTAGAAGAAATTGCAGCACAGAGGTGTATATTATTTATAGGATCTGGACTAACTTCGACTTGTGTGGATGAAGGAGGTAGAAGACCTCCTGGGTGGGAACAATTCATAAGGAATTTTTTAGATGAGATAAAAAAAGGACATACAGTTGAAGAAAATATTAGTTTTATAGAGAATATGTTGAAACAGAAAAACTACCTTATGGCACTTCAGGGTATATATAATAATATAGACCCTGGAATGTATTCAAGATTCTTAAAGAGACAGTTTATGCTAAATGGTTATACAGAATCATCAGCATATAAAGATATAATAAAACTAAATTGTAAAATTACAGTTACAACAAACTTTGATAAGATGTTAGATAAACATTATCATAATGATAATTTTGTTGTTGCTGATTATCATGATACTTCAAGAATAATATCAAACATAAAGGCTCCACAAAATATATTAATTAAAGCTCATGGCACTATTGATAATACTAATAAAATGATTTTTACTAACCAACAATACTTTAAAGCAAGAACAGAAAACCCACAGTTTTACAAAATATTAGAAGCTTTATTTTTAACGAATACAGTATTATTCATTGGTTATAGCATGAATGATCCAGATATTCATCTAATACTAGAAGCTCTTTCGCATGTAAGTGCGGATTCTTCACCACATTATATATTAACTGAACAAAATAGTTATCCAAGTCAGATTACTGAGTATTGGAATAATGCATTTAACTTAAATACCATAACCTATACAGGTAAAAATTATGAGAACTTTTTACAAGCCATATCAACTTTGGTAAAAGAAGTGGATCAGTTTAGGCTATAATAAAAATAGGGTGAGGCATAGCATCACCCTTTTCTTAATATTAATATAGAGTCCTTTTATGATTAAAAAATTATACTTTTGCTCTACCATCTGTACCTTTTAATATTCTTGGAACATCAGAAGTTAAGACATCATGTTCAATTTCAATGATTATAACACAACCTTCCTTAAGATCATATCTTGCTTTGTTCCATACTTGAAAATAAGGTTCAAGTTCATCAAAATTTCCAACTCTATCTGTTAAGTACTTATACATTTCTTTTGACGGCAAGATAAGCACGCCACAAAGTAATTTGTCTTGCAAGAGTCCAGCTATAAGCTTATTTACAGCTCTATGGGAAACTAATATATTTCCAGTTTCTCACTCTACTGCAATATATTTTCGTGAATCATCTTGTAGTTGATATGTAGCATGAATTGGACCAGGTTTTCTTTGAGTAATACTAAGGTTCAGTCTATGTTCTAATTCCCAATTATCTGAAAAAAGAATGAGTCTTTGATAGATTTTAAACCATTACCCTTCATAGTTAAATTTAAGTGAAATGCTCCACTATTCTTTGGATGTTGCATATTATTAATATGCTTTGTTATTTCATTTAGTACATGTTTAACTCTATTATCCCTAAAAGCATCATTAATGTCTACTAAGGGAACTACTCTTAAAACTTTCATGAAAATACCTCCTCGTATTTATTAAAAGGACTACGAAAATAAAGGATTACATTTAAGAAGGTATTAACATAAATTGTATTTTATATCAATAGGTTTATATGTTAAAATTTTAGAGAGGTGAAACTATTGTGAAAAACACTATTCATATAAATAGACTTTACAAGATATTAGGTATTACTAATAACGATGAAGCTGTTAAAGTAGCGAGAAAACTTAAAATACCAAAAAAACAACTTGAATATTATAATAATGAGAGAATACTACCTATTGGAGCATGTCTTGAGAAGATAAAAGAACATCTTAATGTGGATACACCAAAATTAAAAATTATGCTTGGTATATTTGATAGAGATCTAATTGATTGGCTCTCAGATAATAATCACCTATTTTTGGAAGAGTATAATAACACACAAATAAATGATGTAATAGAGTTAAGACCAGAATTTACTACTGAAAATGGGCGATTATATAGAAGTGATTGTATTGAATTAATGCAGTCAATGGACGATAATAGCGTAGATACCATATTTGCAGATCCACCTTTTAACTTATCAAAAGTATATGAGTCAGGGATTGATGACAATTTATCAGAAGATAGCTATCTAATTTGGACCGAAAAGTGGTTATTAGAATGTATTAGAATATTAAAACCAGGAGGTGCATTATTTGTTTATAATATACCAAAGTGGTTAACTGAAACAGCATATATTCTGAATAATTATCTTGATTTCAGACATTGGATAGCACTTAACTTTAGAGGATATACACCACCAATTCCTAACAAATTAAATGTAAGTCATTATGGATTACTTTATTATACTAAGGGATCTCAAGTAAATGTATTTAATAAGCAGAGAATACCAATGAAAACATGTAGACATTGTGGTGGAGAGATACATGATTATGGGGGAAAGAAAAGAGATGTCCCTATAAATGGTCAAACTATCTCTGATACATGGGAAGATATACATCCAGTGAGACATAAGTCCCATAAAAATAGAGAAGAAAATGAATTACCATTAAAGTTACTTTTAAGAGTAATTTCATTGACAACTAATGAAGGAAATATAGTGTTTGATCCGTTTGGTGGAAGTGGTACAACCTATGTTGCATCGGAATTATTAAGGAGAAAATGGATTGGCTGTGAAATTGGAAGCTTAAATCCTATAATTAATAGATTTAATAATAATGAAAGAGATACTTCTATATACGGACAGTTTATTGAAGAAAGTAATACTATTTTTATAAATAAACAGAGGGAATTGAGAGCAGATAATGGATTTTGGTTGCCTGAAGATTATCAAAGAGAATAATATAATTAATGTAAGTTGTTAAAATACTACTATTAGTGAGATAGGTCAACGACACATCAGGAAAGGAAATAAGACAAATAAAATGTAAATAAATGGAATTAAAATATATATAATATTAATGAGAATCCTCTAACAGAAATTCTGTTAGAGGTGTTTCTATTTCAAATTAAAATGGATGGGAAATGTATGTTCACTAAAAACATACCACTAATACTAAATCAATTTTTCATAAGAGAATTTCAGCAACTAATGGACAAGTACAATTATGTAAATGAAGAGAATACAAAAAAGATACAAAGATTACTTAGACTTACAGAAGAGATTGAAGAAAAAAATATATTTTTCAAGACTGCAACAGAGCATTAGCACTAGCAAGGAAATATAAAGAAGATAATATTGAATAATTGGAGCTATACTTATGGGTAAATAATCATGTAGAGGAAATACAAAACTATGAAGTTGAATAAATAAATTTCGAAAGACAATAATAAAAAGTGAGGAAATATCTCATGAATTATTCACAAAAGCGATAGAATGTACTATAATAATATAAAGGAGTGAGTAAAATGCTCATACAATTCAATTTCAAAAACTTTAAAGGCTTTAGAGATGAAGTTTCATTAGATATGACAGCGACTTCATTAAAAGAGCATCCATATAATCTTATAGATACAAATAAAAAAGAATCATTTTTAAAAGTTACAGCTATATATGGTGCAAATGGAAGTGGAAAGAGTTCTGTAATACAAGCATTTGAGTTTATGCGTAAGTGGGTATTAACATCATTTAAAAGAGAGAGTGAAAAGAAAGGAATACCTATTAAAAGATTTGCATTCGATAATGTAAGTAGGAAAAAAACTGCTGAATTTGAAGTGTTTTTTAGATGTAAGTCTAATGAATATCAATATGGATTTACGGTAGATGATAAAAAAATTCATGAAGAATGGCTTTATAAGAGAGATTTTACAAGCAAAAATAAGTATGATACCTTATTTGAAAGAATTGGAGATAAAATAGAGTGTAGTAATAAATTAAAAAGTGCAGAAAATCTAGTTGAATTAGTAGAAGAATCTACCCTATTTTTATCCATAATAGCAAGTGCTAAAATTATGTATGCAAAAGAGGTTTTTAAGTGGTTTTTAGATACAGATATAATAGATTTTGGGGATATTGGGTTAGAGATGTTTTTAACTAGAATGTTACCTCCTTATATAGAGGAAGAAGAATACCTTGAAGGAATGAAAGCATTTTTAAAAGCAGTAGATATAAACATTGATGGAATAAGAGTTGAAAAAAAAGAAATATCTGATGAAGAAAGGGATGAATATAAAATTTTTTCAAAACATTTATCCCAAGACAAAAAAACAATATATGAAATTCCATTTACAGAAGAATCAAGTGGAACTCAAAAAATGTTTGCTTTATATAATTTTATTATATCAACCATAAAAAATGGAAATACATTAATCGTTGATGAGTTGGATGCAAAACTCCATCCTCTATTACTAAGATATGTAATAAATATGTTTCATAATGATGAGATTAATAAAAAAGGAGCACAACTTATATATACTACCCATGATAATTATACATTGACTAGAGAAATATTTAGGAGAGACCAAGTATGGTTTGTTGAAAAAAATGAAGAAGCTGTCTCAGATCTATATTCTTTGGCAGAATTAAAGCTAGAAGATAATACAAAAGTTAGAAATGATGCAACATATAATAAACAATACTTACTTGGGAGATATGGAGCAGTTCCTGTATTAAGAGGATTTGATATGTGGAGGAATGAATATGGGGAAGTTAAATAGAGGTGGAAAGAAGAGAAGTAGGGAAATTAATACTAGAGAAGTTGCTCCGGCGTATTGTTTAATAATAACCGAAGGTACTGAAACAGAGGTGAATTATTTTGAAAACATTAAAGATATAATCAATAAGAATTATAAAGGTAGGATAAAAGTACAGCCAATAGCTTTAAAAGTAAAAGGAATAGGCAAGAGTACTTGTGCATTAGTAAAAGAAGCAGTAAAGCGAAGAAGTTTAGGGAATTTTAGTGATGTTTGGGTAGTATTTGATAAAGATGATAATATTGATTTTGATGATGCTATAAAATTAGCAAAGAACGAAGGGCTAAATATAGCTTGGTCAAATGAAAGTTTTGAACTATGGTTATTACTACATTTCCAGGAGTTAAATTCGCCTTTGACAAGAAATTATTATGAAAGTAAATTAGATAGTCATTTTAAAAGATTGAATTATAATAATGGCAAATATGAAAAAAATATTAAAACTATATTTGAATTAATGAGAGATAATACTTTGAAAGCGATAGAACGGGGTGATAAATTATTGAATGAATATAAATGTAATAGAATAAATATATGTTCTAAAATGAATCCAGCAACTACTGTACAAGATTTGGTTAATATTTTATTACCTTATATTAAGTAAAGTAATTATTTGAATGAAGAAGAGATAATGGTAATTTCTATATGTTGCAATTTGTTCTAAGTTCTTCTCAGTAGTTTTTCCTACTACGTTGACAAACTGACGTCAAAATGGAAGCAACCAGTCACTCGGCATCGTGGATAGGGGGAGGATTAGAAGGATGTCTTAGACAGAAACACTGCATTGTCGGTGAAAAAAATCACCGATACAGAATTTCCTAAACTGTGCGTCGGAGGTTCGAATCCTCTCGGGTGCACCAAAATAAAACCTCATTTTTCTTGAAATTTCAAGAAAGATGAGGTTTTTTATATTGTTGGAGATTTTCTAGTAGTTGATATTCGTTTTTAGGGTGGGACAATAGGATTTTTCGAATCTGTCTCTTTTTATTCAATAGGATTTACATCTATACATGCTTGTGGATACTTTAAATAAGCTTTTGTTTTTTCTCCAAAAAGTACGGTGCATAGTAAGATGATGAAAAGGACTGACATAATAGGATTTTTCAAATGAGTTACGAGCTGTAATCCCAACAACCAACAAATCCATTTATAAGATCTTTTAGCAATACTTCTTAGAGTGGAAATAACTAAAATGATATGAAAAAAAATATAACCTTGAAATACAGCAACAAATTCTGGTCTAAGCAAACACATTCGTTTCACAAGCTCACTTTCAGTGTCTAACATATAAGCTAGACAGCTTAATAAAAATATACTTGATAAGATAATTAATTTTGTCCATAGTATGAAATTAATTAATTTTATACTAAATGTTTTTTTCATTTGCTTAGATTCCTTTCTACATGATGTGTTTTTGGGAGTTAGATTTATTTATAATTGCATTGAATATATTACCATATGCCTTAATAAATGGATATAGTGCAAAAGGATTATATAAGGTATTGGGACAAGTTCATTGTCTCTTTAGTAATACTATGAATGTTATAAGAACAAACCAGCTTGAAATAGTCACATTAAAATGTTGTTACTCATATCAAAACAAGATTCTATAAGGATAATGAAGAGTCTATGAAGCCTCATTTTTCTTGAAATTTCAAGGAAGATGAGGTTCTGTATTATAAGGGATGATGACAATATATATGAAAGTGAGAGCAGATTTTTTTCCTAAGGTATCTGGATACTATCCAAGTATGTAATTGAATTGTAAAAAAAATAGCATAATGTTAGAATAAAAATAGGTAGGGGAATTGCAAATAAAACTTATTGTTCAACCAATTATGGAGGATTTATGAAAAAGAGAAAGATCATAATCTTAACTATACTGCTAATTATGGGTTTCATTAGTATAAGGAAGTTAGACATAAATTTAAGATATAATATGGGGATGCGTGAATATTATAAATACAATACTCCATTAAGCGAAAAGGAAAAAGAGTTGTTAAAGAAAAAACCTTTTATTGTAGGGGTTTATAATGATCCCCCTTTGGCATTTATTAATGAATTTAATAATTATAATACTGGAATTATGGTAGATTATTTATCCCAGTTGGCAATTGAATTAAGTAGTAATATTCATTTAAAAGTAGGATCAAAGGACTATCTCCTTGATGCAATGAAAAGTGATGAAGTGGATGTCATGGTTGTGGAAAATACATATCAGAATAAAAAAGAGTTTGACATAAGTCAGCCACTTTGTGTTGTTAAGGTGAAAATACTAGTTAAGAACAACTCCAATATAGAAAATATTAAGGATCTAAAGGATATGACTTTAGTCACATTGGAGAGAGATAATATAGATGGGCGCATAAATAAATATTTTAAATATAAAAGTAATGTTAAAATCATTGAAGTAGACAATATCTATCAATGCTTTGCTTTAATCAATAAGAATAGTGCAGTTGGATTTGTGGGAGATGATATGGAAGCTGCACATTTTCTTAATGTGACCAATAGAGGTACAAATTTCAGGTTTTTAGAACCGACTCTTTATGAGAAAAAGATGTGCTTAGCTGTTAAAAAAGAAAATAGCTATTTACTTAATATATTGAACAAAGGTATATTAGAATTAAAGAAAAAAAATTTGATCGCACAGACTCAATATAAATGGCTTGGAGATTTTGACACTCATAGTATTGATTTAAGAAATATTGAGTTGGCCTATAAAGTAGTAATTGGCATTTTATTTATTATAGGTATCTTTTCTAGCTGGAATTATGTTATTACTCAAAGAGTGAATACCAAGACTAAGGAACTATCTGAGAGTAAAGAAGAATTACGTTTGATTATTGATACCATGCAAAGCGGTATTATGGTTATAGAAAATGATTGTATAATTGTGGAATGCAATGATGCAGTGACTAGTATAACGAATATGCCTAGAGAAGCTTTAATAGGGGTTGACTATAACCAGCTTAAAGTATTAGAGCCTTTTGTTGACAAAGATCAAATGAATAAGGTATTAAATGTAGGTAAGGCATATTATTATGTTACTAGTCAGAAAATTGCTAGCAATAAAAGTATGATTATAATTGAAAACTATACAGAAAAGTATTTAAATGAAAAGAAGGCTAGACAGGAAGCTAAATTGATAGCTGTTGGACAGCTATCAGCTGGATTGGCTCATGAAATAAGAAATCCATTAGGCTTAATAAAAAGCTATAGTTATATTATTGAAAAGTATTGTGTGAATGAAATTTGTGAGCATGCTATATTAGTGATAAATGACTCGGTAGCAAGAATTAACAAGCTTATTGAGAACTTGTTGAGATTTTCAAAGCTTTCAAATGATGAAATAAAATCAGTGAATATTGAAAACTTAGTAAGTTTAATACTAGATTTGGAAAAAAAGAATATTGAACAAAATGAAATCAATATGATCTGCAAGATCACAGGAAACCATTCAAAGCCAGTTTTAATCAATGAAGATGTACTAAGAATGGTACTGCTTAATCTAATAAATAATAGTATTAATTCATTTGAAGGTGTTGAGAGAGAAAAAAAGAATATCTACTTAACAATGAAAATTGAAGAAGACTATTTAAATATCAAGGTTATAGATAATGGCTGTGGTATAGAAAAGGAAAAGCTTGAGAACATATTTGATCCTTTTTATTCTACTAAAGAGAATGGAACAGGCTTAGGTCTCTATATTATTAGTACAGAAATATCCAATAATGATGGAAGGATATCTGTAAAAAGTAATTTTGGAGAAGGTACAGAGTTTGATATAGTTTTACCAATAAAGGGGTAGTGCAAATGGTTAAAAAAAAGGGATATAAAATACTAATTGTAGATGACGAAATTGAGTATCAAAAGGTTCTGTCTTTAATACTTTCAGATGTTGGATATGATAT from Inediibacterium massiliense includes the following:
- a CDS encoding ATP-binding protein, whose translation is MKKRKIIILTILLIMGFISIRKLDINLRYNMGMREYYKYNTPLSEKEKELLKKKPFIVGVYNDPPLAFINEFNNYNTGIMVDYLSQLAIELSSNIHLKVGSKDYLLDAMKSDEVDVMVVENTYQNKKEFDISQPLCVVKVKILVKNNSNIENIKDLKDMTLVTLERDNIDGRINKYFKYKSNVKIIEVDNIYQCFALINKNSAVGFVGDDMEAAHFLNVTNRGTNFRFLEPTLYEKKMCLAVKKENSYLLNILNKGILELKKKNLIAQTQYKWLGDFDTHSIDLRNIELAYKVVIGILFIIGIFSSWNYVITQRVNTKTKELSESKEELRLIIDTMQSGIMVIENDCIIVECNDAVTSITNMPREALIGVDYNQLKVLEPFVDKDQMNKVLNVGKAYYYVTSQKIASNKSMIIIENYTEKYLNEKKARQEAKLIAVGQLSAGLAHEIRNPLGLIKSYSYIIEKYCVNEICEHAILVINDSVARINKLIENLLRFSKLSNDEIKSVNIENLVSLILDLEKKNIEQNEINMICKITGNHSKPVLINEDVLRMVLLNLINNSINSFEGVEREKKNIYLTMKIEEDYLNIKVIDNGCGIEKEKLENIFDPFYSTKENGTGLGLYIISTEISNNDGRISVKSNFGEGTEFDIVLPIKG